ATCGGCGTCGGCATCGGCGCGCCGCTCGGCCTGTTCGCCGGCACCTACCTCGCCGAGTACGGCCGCAACGACAAGCTGACCTCGGTGATCCGCTTCATCAACGACATCCTGCTGTCGGCGCCCTCGATCATCATCGGCCTCTTCATCTACGGCGCGGTGGTGGTGCCGATGCGCGGCTTCTCGGCGATCGCAGGCTCGCTCGCGCTCGCCGTCATCGTGATCCCGGTGGTGCTGCGCACGACCGAGGACATGCTGCTGCTGGTGCCGAACGCGCTGCGTGAGGCGGCGTCCGCCCTTGGCCTGCCGCGCTCGTTGGTGATCAAGCGGATCGCCTATCGTGCCGCGCGCTCCGGTCTCATCACCGGCGTGCTGCTCGCCACCGCCCGCGTCGCCGGCGAAACCGCGCCGCTGCTCTTCACCGCGCTGTCGAACCAGTTTTTCAGCCTCGGCCTGAACAAGACTATGGCGAACCTGCCGGTCACCATCAACAACTTCGTCCAGAGCCCCTATGCTTATTGGAAGCAGCTCGCCTGGAGCGGCGCGCTGCTGATTACGCTGACCGTGCTTGCCCTGAACATTGGCGCGCGCATTCTTGGCGCCGAGAGGACCGCAAAATGAGTGATCTTTCCGTATCGATGAGCGCGGCCGGTGGACTGCCGCAGGCGCCGGTTCTGCCGGAGGCGCCCGCCAAGGTGACGGTGCGCAACCTCAACTTCTATTACGGCGAGCACCACGCGCTGAAGAACATCAATCTGGCGCTCGGCACCAACCGCGTTACGGCCTTCATCGGCCCGTCGGGCTGCGGCAAGTCGACCCTGCTGCGTATCTTCAACCGGATGTACGACCTCTATCCGGGCCAGCGCGTCACCGGTCAGCTGATGCTCGACCAGACCAACATCCTCGACCCCAGGCTCGACCTCAATTTGCTGCGCGCCCGCGTCGGCATGGTGTTCCAGAAGCCGACGCCGTTCCCGATGACGATCTACGAGAATATCGCGTTCGGCATCCGTCTCTACGAGAAGATCTCGAAATCGGAGATGGACGACCGCGTCGAGAAGGCGCTGCGCGGCGGCGCGCTGTGGAACGAGGTCAAGGACAAGCTCAACGCCTCCGGCCTGTCGCTCTCCGGCGGCCAGCAGCAACGCCTCTGCATCGCCCGCACGGTCGCGGTGCGGCCCGAGGTGATCCTGTTCGACGAGCCCTGCTCGGCGCTGGACCCGATCTCGACCGCCAAGGTTGAGGAGCTGATCCAGGAGCTGTCCGAGAACTACACGATCGCGATCGTGACCCACAACATGCAGCAGGCGGCGCGCGTCTCCGACAAGACCGCCTTTATGTATCTCGGCGAGTTGATCGAGTTCGACGACACCAGCAAGATCTTCACGTCGCCGACCGACCGGCGTACGCAGGATTACATTACCGGCCGGTTCGGCTGAGGAGACGGGACATGGGTTCTGAACATACCGCAAAGGCCTTCGACACCGACCTCCAGGAACTCACTCGCCTGGTCGCCGAGATGGGCGGCATCGCCGAGCGCATGATCGTCGATTCCGTCGACGCGCTGATCCGCCGCGACGTCGCGCTCGGCCAGCGCGTCGTCACCATCGACGCCGAGCTCGACGCGCTCCAGAAGAAGATCGAGGAGCGCGCCGTGCTCACGATCGCCCGCCGCCAGCCGATGGCGGTGGACTTGCGCGAAATCGTCGGCGCCATGCGCGTCGCGACCGATCTCGAGCGCATCGGCGACCTCGCCAAGAACATGGGCAAGCGCGTCGCGGCGCTGGAGACGGATTTCCATCCGCTCAAGCTGTTCCGCGGCCTCGAGCACATGACCGACCTCGTACAGCAGCAGGTCAAGTCGGTGCTGGACGCCTATGCCGCGCATGATCTGCCGGCGGCGATGGCGGTGTGGAAGGGCGACGAGGAAGTCGACGCCATCTGCACCTCGCTGTTCCGCGAACTCCTCACCTACATGATGGAGGATCCGCGCAACATCTCGTTCTGCATCCATCTGATGTTCTGCGCCAAGAACATCGAGCGGATCGGCGACCACGCCACCAACATTGCCGAGACCGTGTTCTACATGATCGAAGGCCAGGCCATCACCGACAAGCGACCGAAGGGCGACATGACGACCTTCGCTACGACGGTCCCCAATACTTGAAATACTTGAATCCTTAAGGAGCGACGACCCCATGGGCGCACGCATTATGGTGGTTGAGGACGAGGAAGCTCTGACCGAGCTTCTCCGCTACAACCTCGAAGGCGACGGCTATGACGTCGAGACGGTGATGCGCGGCGACGACGCCGACACCCGCCTCAAGGAGCACATCCCCGATCTGATCGTGCTCGACTGGATGCTGCCGGGCCTGTCAGGCATCGAGCTGTGTCGCCGGCTGCGCGCGAGGTCCGACACCAAGCAGCTGCCGATCATCATGCTCACCGCGCGTGGCGAGGAGAGCGAGCGGGTGCGGGGCCTTGCGACCGGCGCCGACGATTACATCGTCAAGCCGTTCTCGGTGCCCGAGCTGCTGGCGCGCGTGAAGGGCCTGCTGCGGCGGGCGAGCCCCGAGCGGCTCGCTACCGTTTTGGCTTTCGGCGACATCGAGCTCGACCGCGAAAAGCGCCGCGTGGCGCGCTCGGGCCGGCCGATCGATCTCGGCCCGACCGAATATCGCCTGCTGGAGTTCTTCCTGGAGCACCCCGGCCGCGTGTTCTCGCGTGAGCAGCTGCTCGACAGCGTCTGGGGCCGCGACATCTATATCGACGAGCGCACTGTCGACGTCCATATCGGCCGTTTGCGCAAGCTGCTCAATCTCGGCCGCGAGCAGGACCCGATCCGCACCGTCCGCGGCGCGGGTTATGCGCTCGATGATCGATTCGCGAAGGCCGAGCAGGCGTAGTTGATTTAGCGAGCTATTGCCGCAACATCGGTGTCGTCCCGGACAAGCGTAAGCGTAGATCCGGGACCCATAACCACAGGACTTGTTGCGTGAAAAAGGTAGCTCCGAGTCCCCGTAACCACATCTTGCGGCGGTTGTGGGTCCCGGATCTGCGCGCGCTGTTGGCGCGCTTGTCCGGGACGACATCGGACGTGTTGAGCCGTCATCATGTAACGGATGCAATCAGCCAGATCAGCTAACTCAGCGCGGGCCCGGCTTCGCCGGCGCACGCCTGCGATCCGCTGCCGGCTGATACGCCACCCGTGAGTGCTGCGCGCAGTAGGGCAGCCCGGAGAGCGCCTTGCCGCCGCAGAAGAAGAAATCCGGGCTCGAGGGATCGCCGACCGGCCAGTGGCAGGTCGCCTCGTTCAATTCGAGCAGCGACAGCCGCTGGCTCATCGGCACCACGTTGTCGTAGGTGACCGGTTCAGCCTCGACCTCGACCTCGAAGGCCTGCGCCAGCGCGGTGTTGCCGCGCGCGATGGGCCTGCTCACCCGCATCATGTGCTGCGCGGGACGTGCCTTGCGCGGCCGCGGAGCTGCCGAAGACGGGCTCTTGGCGCGGCCGGACAGGCCGAGCCTGTGCACCTTGCCGATCACGGCGTTGCGGGTGACATTTCCAAGCTCAGCGGCGATCTGGCTGGCCGAAAGTCCGGCCTCCCAGAGCTTTTTCAGCTGCTCGACGCGATCATCCGACCAGGTCAAAACGGTCATTGCACCCTTTCCTTCGTCGCGCGCCTACCATCCTGGGGCCGCACAACGAATGCCTAAGCCTCGAAAAACCCGTGCCGCCAGAATCCCTTAAGGCTCGCCGGGCGCAATGAGACGCCCGAACGTTTACGCCGGTACATGAGGACTCTTGGGATCAGAACCGCTGCACGAGATGTCGTATCTGACAAGCCAAACGCTACAATATGGCGTGAGTCACGCGCAAGAGTCCGCCGACTCGCTTCCACATGTTCCGTGGCCAAAACTCCGCAAATCTGGCACCGCAAGACTACGGAATCAGCGTTTCGCGGGGCTTTCCGGGCGGCATTGACACTCGTGGCGCCAAGCATAAGATAGTCACGCGTGCCGCCCTTAAAAGGCGGCACGTTTCGTTTTCCGGACCAATGATGCGCTGCGCAACGCACGTTCAGGCCGTCCGAAACATCCAAAGAGATCATCATGGCCAACAGCGTAGCGCCGCATTTGCTCCCCGTTTTCGCCAGGACCGACATCGGTTTTGAGCGCGGTGAAGGCGTCTGGTTGATCGCAACCAATGGCGATCGCTATCTCGATTTCACTTCGGGCGTGGCGGTGAATGCGCTCGGCCATGCCCATCCCGCGCTGGTGAAAGCCCTTCAGGAGCAGGCCACAAAACTCTGGCACATGTCGAACCTGTTCCAGAGCCCGGACGGCGAGAAGCTTGCCGCGCGCCTGTGCAACGAGAGTTTTGCGGACTTGGTGTTCTTCTGCAATTCCGGCGCCGAGGCGCTGGAGGGCGTGATCAAGCTGGTCCGCCACCATCACTTCTCCAAGGGGCATCCGGAGCGCTATCGCATCATCACCTTCGAAGGTGCCTTCCACGGCCGCACGCTGGCGACGCTGGCTGCGACTGGCTCTGCAAAATATCTCGAAGGCTTTGGTCCGCCGATGGACGGCTTCGACCAGATCCCGCATGGCGACATCGAGGCCGTGAAGAAGGCGATCGGTCCGCAGACCGCCGGCATCCTGATCGAGCCGATCCAGGGCGAAGGCGGCGTGCGCTCGGCGACGCCTTCTTTCCTCAAGGCGTTGCGCCAGCTCTGCGACGAGAAGGGCCTGCTGCTCGCCTTCGACGAGGTGCAGACCGGCATGGGCCGCACCGGCGATCTCTTCGCCCATCGCCGCACCGGCGTCACGCCTGACGTGATGTCGCTGGCGAAGGCGCTCGGCGGCGGCTTCCCGATCGGCGCGGTGCTGGCGACCGCGGACGCGGCCTCCGGCATGGGGCCCGGCTCGCACGGCTCGACCTTTGGCGGCAATCCGCTGGCGATCTCGGCTGCGAACGCCGTGCTCGACGTCATGCTCAAGCCCGGCTTCTTCGACCACGTGCAAAAGATGTCGCTGCTGCTCAAGCAGAAGCTCGCCTCGGTGATCGACCGCCATTCCGATGTCGTCAGCGAGGTCCGCGGCGAGGGGCTCCTGATCGGCATCAAGGCCGTGGTGCCGTCGGGTGACCTGGTCGCAGCGCTGCGCAACGAAAAGCTGCTCACCGTCGGCGCCGGCGACAATGTCGTGCGCTTCCTGCCGCCCTTGATCGTCACCGAAGCCGAGATCGAGGACAGCGTCGGACGGCTCGAACGCGCCTGCGCTGCGCTGTCCGGTAGCAAGCGGGCGGCAAGCTGATGAGCAAGGGTCCCAAGCACTTTCTCGATATCAACGAGCTGCCGCTGTCGGAGCTCAAGAACATGCTCGCGGCCTCCTCCGCCATGAAGGCGAAGCAGAAGGCGCATCAGCCGGTCAGGCCGCTCGAAGGCAAGACGCTGGCGATGATCTTCGAGCGTCCGTCGACCCGAACCCGCGTGTCGTTCGATGTCGCCATGCGCCAGCTCGGCGGCGAGCCCATCATGCTTACCGGCGCCGAGATGCAGCTCGGCCGCGGCGAGACCATTGCTGATACCGCGCGCGTGCTGTCGCGCTATGTTGACGCCATCATGATCCGCATCCTCAATCACGAGGCGCTGCTGGAGCTCGCGGCGAACGCGACCGTGCCCGTCATCAATGGCCTGACGCGGCGGTCGCATCCCTGCCAGGTGATGGCCGACCTCATGACCTTTGAGGAACATCGCGGCCCGATCGAGGGCAAGACGGTGGCCTGGACCGGCGACGACAACAACGTGCTGGCGTCCTGGGCGCACGCGGCCGAGCGCTTCAAGTTCCAGCTCAATGTCGCAACCCCGCCGGAGCTCGCTCCGAAGAAGGTGATGCGCGATTTCATCAAGGCCAACGGCGCGCCGATCATGCTCGGCACCGATCCCGAGGCCGCCGTGAAGGGTGCCGATTGCGTCGTCACCGACACCTGGGTGTCGATGGGCGACAAGGAAGGCGAGCACCGTCACAACGTGCTCAAGCCCTACCAGGTCAATTCGAAGCTGATGTCGCTGGCGAAGCCCGACGCGCTGTTCATGCACTGCCTGCCGGCCCATCGCGGCGAGGAGGTCACCGACGACGTGATCGACGGCCCGCAATCGGTCGTGTTCGACGAGGCCGAAAATCGCCTGCACGCGCAGAAGGGCATTTTGGCCTGGTGTTTTGACGCGGTGAAGTAGGTTCGGCACGGTGTTGGTGTCGTCCTGGCTTTCCGCCAGGACGACACTGAGTTTGTGCTTCATTCGTGCGGTCTAACGCACGTCCGAGGTGCCCTCGTACCCCCTTCCATTTCCACTCTCCGACCCCAGATAAAGCGCCATGGTTTTCCAATCCCCTGACATGAAAACCGGGCCCGAAGGCCCGGTTCGCGCGCCATCCGCGGTTCCCATTGACGACGCCGTGCTGCCTTACGAGGTCGACGCGCTCGATGTGCGCGGGCGGCTGGTGCGGCTCGGCCCCGCACTCGATGAGATCCTGACCAAGCACGATTATCCCGCGCCCGTGGGCAAGCTGCTCGGCGAGGCCATCGTGCTGACGACGCTGCTCGGCTCGGCGCTGAAATTCGAGGGCCGCTTCATCCTGCAGGCCCAGACCGACGGGCCGGTGTCGTTTCTGGTGGTGGACTATCAGGCGCCGGATCGCCTGCGCGCCTATGCACGCTTTGACGCCGAGCGCCTCGGTGACGCCAAGGATGCTGGCATGCATTCGGGTGCGTTGCTCGGCCGCGGCCATCTCGCCATGACCATCGATCAGGGGCCCGATATGAGCCGCTACCAGGGTCTGGTCGCGCTCGACGGCGGCAGCCTGGAAGACGCCGCCCACGAATATTTCCAGCGCTCCGAGCAGATCCCGACGCGCGTGCGCCTCGCGGTCGGCGAGGAGTGGCGCAGTAGCGACGGTGGCAAGCATCGCTGGCGCGCCGGTGGCATGCTGATGCAGTTTTTGCCGAAGGCGCCGGAGCGCGCGCGGCAGGCCGATCTGCATCCCGGTGACGCGCCCGATGGCGTCGAGGTGCACAGTGTTGCTGAAGACGATGCCTGGGTCGAGGCGCGCTCGTTGATCGAGACGGTCGAGGACGTCGAGCTGATTGATCCCGATCTCTCCGGCGAGCGGCTGCTCTATCGCCTCTTCCACGAGCGCGGCGTGCGCGTGTTCAATCCGCTTGTCCTGAAAGCGCAATGCTCCTGCTCGCGCGACGCGGTTGCGTCGATGCTGAAGAGCTTCTCGCCGGACGATCGTTCGGCGATGGTCAAGGACGACAAGGTCGTCGTGACCTGCGAGTTCTGCTCATCGGTGTACGAGTTCACGCCGGATGAGGCGGGAGTGGAGGACGCGTAGCACCGCCATAACCCGCGCTAATTCAGCACCCGCTTGTTATCCGGGCTGTCGAGCGAGAACGTCGGCACGTCGATCTCGAAACGTTCGCCGCTTGCGCTGACCATCTGGTAGCGGCCGGTCATGAAGCCGGAGGCCGTCGAGAGGGGCACGCCGGAGGTGTATTCGAAGCGCTCGCCGGGGGCCAGGGTCGGCTGCTCGCCGACCACGCCTTCGCCCTTGACCTCCTGCTGCCGGCCGGAGGCGTCGGTGATGATCCAGTGCCGCGTCTTGAGCTGCACGGTCTCGTCACCCGAATTGGTGATGACGATGGTGTAGGACCAGAAATAGCGCGAGCGGTCGGCCGACGACTGCTCCGGAACAAAGTTCGGCTCGACGGTCACTTCGATCTGGCGGGTCACGGCGCGGTACATGGCCGTCATCATAACGAAAACCCCGCCGGGAACCAAACGCCGCAGGTGGCCCTGGCGACATCGTCCCGCCAGAATTCACGAAGAAGTAGACCCCAATGTGATCCGGCCGCTTTGCGAGGCGGCGACTGGACCGATACACTCCTTTGAACGTCGCGATTTGCGGAAGGGTTTTTGGGCCCCGATGACCATTGCCGATCAAGTGACGGGATCGACGATCGCGGGAACCGCGGGGGCCAAACCTGCGGAGGCCAAAGCCGTGGCAGCGAAGCCGCGTGCGCCGGCGATCACGCTGCCCGCCATCGGCGAGCGCGAGCTCAGGCTCGACCTGTTCCGCGGGCTGGCGCTGTGGCTGATCTTCATCGACCATTTGCCGCCGAATCTTCTGACCTGGTTCACGATCCGCAATTACGGCTTCAGCGACGCCACTGAGATATTCATCTTCATCTCCGGATACACCGCCGCCTTCGTCTATGGCCGCGCCATGCTGGAGAGCGGCTTCGTCATTGCCACCGCGCGCATCCTGCGCCGGGTCTGGCAGATCTATGTCGCCCACGTCTTCCTGTTCACGATCTTCCTTGCCGAGATCTCCTACGTCGCGACCAGCTTCGAGAACCCGCTCTACACCGAAGAGATGGGGATCATGGATTTCCTCAAGCAGCCCGACGTCACCATTGTGCAGGCGCTGCTCTTGCGCTTCCGGCCCGTCAACATGGACGTGCTGCCGCTGTATATCGTCTTGATGCTGGCGCTGCCGCTGATCCTGTGGTCGATGAAGTGGCGGCCCGACGTCACGCTCGCGCTCTCGACCATCCTCTATGCGGTGACCTGGGATTTCGATCTCTACTTCTCGGCCTATCCGAACGGCTTCTGGGCGTTCAATCCGCTGGCCTGGCAATTGCTCTTCGTGTTCGGGGCCTGGTGCGCGCTCGGAGGTGCGCGACGCATGTCGCGCATTCTGGCATCACCGGTGACGATGTGGATCTCGATCGCCTATCTCGTCGCTGCGTTCTACGTGACGCTGACCTGGTACGTGCCGCAGCTCTCGCAATTCATGCCGAAGCGGATCGAGCAGTGGATGTATCCGATCGACAAGACCGACCTCGACGTGCTGCGCTTCACGCATTTCCTGGCACTGGCCGCGCTCACTGTGCGCTTCCTGCCGCGGGAGTGGCCGGGCCTGAAATCGCCGTGGTTGCGGCCGCTGATCCTGTGCGGGCAGCACTCCCTGGAGATCTTCTGCCTCGGCGTCTTCCTGGCCTTTGCCGGCCATTTCATCCTGGCCGAGGTCTCCGGCGGCCCCGGCATGCATGCGCTAATTAGTCTCTCCGGAATCCTGATCATGTGGGGCGTTGCCTGGGTGATTTCGTGGTACAAGCGCGTAGCTGACAAGAGCGGTGCGAAAACCAAAAACGCCGTCGGCAACGCCGATCTGGCGGGAGGGGGCTGATGAAGGCGAAGGTTCTCCTGAGCCTGATCCTGCTATGCGGTAGCCTCGCCGCGCCTTTGGCGCGCGCGGACGATGCCGTGCCTGCCGCGCCCGCAGCCTGCGAATTACCGCCCTATCTGCTCGCCACCGACAGCCAGCTCCACAAGGTCGCGGAGACCGTCAAATCAGGCAAGCCGCTCGAGATCCTCGTCATCGGCAGCCGCTCCACCACCATTCCATCCTCGGAGGACAGCTCTTATCCGGCGCGCATGCAGGCCATTTTGAAGGAAAAGCTGCCGCCTTCCGAGACCGTGCACGTATCCGTAGAAATACAGAGCAAGAAGACTGCGGGGGAAGCCGCCGGAACCTTCGTTAAGCTGATGGAAGCAAAAACACCTACTTTGGTCATCTGGCAGACCGGGACCGTGGATGCTATCCGCTCCATCGATCCCGATGATTTCCGCGGCGCCGTGACCGAAGGGGTCGCTGCGCTGCAAAATGCAGGGGCCGACGTCGTCTTGATGAATTTGCAGTACAGCCCGCGTACCGAAACCATGATCTCGGCACCGCCTTATCTCGATAATATGCGGGTGGTGGCGCAGGAGCATGACATCCCGCTGTTCGACCGTTTCGCAATGATGCGGCAGTGGAATGATCAGGGTCAGTTCGACCTGTTCAGCCCCTCCCGCGGCCCTGAGCTCGCGAAACAGGTCCATGATTGCATCGGCCGGGCGTTGGCGCAGTTCGTGATCGACGCTGCCCATCTGGGGCCGGGCCAGCAGCAAAATTGAGGTCTAGCGTTAATGAGTTCTCTCCGCCCTTTTGGCCTGTCGACATGGCTGGTCGTGCCCGCAGCGGCGGCGCTGCTGATGCTGACGCCTGTGGTGCAGGCACCTGCTCACGCTCAAGCCGCCCAAGCGACACCCGCCCCGCCGCAGGCCGCTAATCCCGCACCGGCATCACCATCCCAGACGACCGTCGCCGCGACGTCGCCCGCCGAACAGCGCGGGCTCACCTCGCGCGCCATCGACAAGGTGAAGCAGGTCGCGAAATCCGCCACCGACATTTTCAGCCGCGTGCCGTGTCACGCGCCGAAGGGCGGCTCGAAGGCGATGGGCTCGCTGCCGCATGTCGCCAACAAGCTCGTCGCCGGCCAGCCCGTCGTGATCGTCGCATTCGGCTCGTCGTCGACGGCGGGCTACGGCGCGAGCTCGCCGGACTTCAACTATCCGAACCGTCTCGCCGCGCAGCTGCGCCGGCAGTATCCCACCGCCAACATCACCGTCATCAATGCCGGTGTCGGCGGCGAGGACGCGCCCGAGATGATGAAGCGCCTCCAGACGGAGGTGATCGACGTGCATCCGGATCTCGTGATCTGGCAGGTCGGCACCAACGCCGTGCTGCGCAATCTCGATCCCGGCGAGACCGCCAGGATAGTCGAGGACGGCATCACCCGCATCCAGGCCGCCGGCGATGCCGACATCGTGCTGGTCGACCCGCAATATTCACCGCGCGTCACCGAGCGTCCCGAAAGCGCAAGCAAGATGGTGAAGCTGCTCGGCAAGGTCGCCGAGCTTCGTCACGTCGGCATCTTCCCGCGTTTCGAGGTGATGCGCGACTGGCACGAGAAGCAGTCGCTCCCGGTCGAGAGCTTTGTCATCGCCGACGGCCTGCACATGAACGATTGGGGCTATGCCTGCTTCGCCCAGCTGCTCGGCGACGACATCATCCGCTCCGTCGGCCAGGTCAAGCTCGGCGTGAACGTGCCCGCGGACGTGCGGACGTACCGGCCGATGTAGAAGCGAATAGGGAATGGCGAGTAGGCGAATAGGGCTCGATCTATTCGCCACTCACTATTCGCCATTCGCCTGTTACGCCTTCTCCAACGCCGCGGTCAGATCCTCGAGCAGATCATCGGCATGCTCGAGCCCGGCCGAGAAGCGGATAAAGCCTTCGCCGATCCCGAGCGCGGCACGGTCCTCCGGCTTCAGGCGCTGATGCGTCGTCGTGGCCGGATGCGTCACCAGGCTCTTGGCATCGCCGAGATTGTTCGAGATTTTTGCAAGCTTGAGCTCGTTGAGCACGCGGAACGCAGCCGCCTTGCCGCCCTTGACCTCGAAGCCGACCAGCGTCGAGCCGCCGCGCATCTGCTTCTTCACCAGCGCCGCCTGCGGATGATCGGCGCGGCCGGGATAGACCAGTCGCGCAATCTTGGGATGGCTCGCCAGCACGTCGGCGATGCGCGCCGCGGTGTCGGTCTGCGCACGCACGCGCACGCCGAGCGTCTCCAGGCCCTTGAGCAGGACCCAGGCGTTGAACGGCGAGATCGACGGGCCGGTCTGGCGCATGAAATTGTGGATGTGCTCGGCGATGAAGGCTTCCGAGGACAGGATGATGCCGCCGAGGCAGCGGCCCTGGCCGTCGATGTGCTTGGTCGCGGAATACACCACGACGTCGGCGCCGAGGGCGAGCGGACTCTGCCAGATCGGGGTTGCGAACACGTTGTCGACGACGAGCCGTGCGCCGCCGCCGTGCGCGATCTCGGCGATCCCGGGAATGTCGAGCACGTCGAGCGTCGGATTGGTCGGGCTCTCCAGGAAGAACGTCTTGGTGTTGGGCTTGAGCGCACGCTGCCACTGGTCGAGATCGGCTCCGTCAACCAGCGTGGTCTCGATGCCGTAGCGCGGCAGCAGGTCCTGAATGACATAGAGGCACGAGCCGAACAGCGCGCGAGACGC
This portion of the Bradyrhizobium diazoefficiens genome encodes:
- a CDS encoding SGNH/GDSL hydrolase family protein, which gives rise to MSSLRPFGLSTWLVVPAAAALLMLTPVVQAPAHAQAAQATPAPPQAANPAPASPSQTTVAATSPAEQRGLTSRAIDKVKQVAKSATDIFSRVPCHAPKGGSKAMGSLPHVANKLVAGQPVVIVAFGSSSTAGYGASSPDFNYPNRLAAQLRRQYPTANITVINAGVGGEDAPEMMKRLQTEVIDVHPDLVIWQVGTNAVLRNLDPGETARIVEDGITRIQAAGDADIVLVDPQYSPRVTERPESASKMVKLLGKVAELRHVGIFPRFEVMRDWHEKQSLPVESFVIADGLHMNDWGYACFAQLLGDDIIRSVGQVKLGVNVPADVRTYRPM
- a CDS encoding O-succinylhomoserine sulfhydrylase: MSKSPASTTHYRPETRLVHSGTLRSQYGETSEALFLTQGYVYNSAEECEARFKGEDPGFIYSRYSNPTIAMFERRMIELEGAEAARSAATGMAAVTTAILAPLKAGDHVVASRALFGSCLYVIQDLLPRYGIETTLVDGADLDQWQRALKPNTKTFFLESPTNPTLDVLDIPGIAEIAHGGGARLVVDNVFATPIWQSPLALGADVVVYSATKHIDGQGRCLGGIILSSEAFIAEHIHNFMRQTGPSISPFNAWVLLKGLETLGVRVRAQTDTAARIADVLASHPKIARLVYPGRADHPQAALVKKQMRGGSTLVGFEVKGGKAAAFRVLNELKLAKISNNLGDAKSLVTHPATTTHQRLKPEDRAALGIGEGFIRFSAGLEHADDLLEDLTAALEKA